One window of the Niallia circulans genome contains the following:
- the sppA gene encoding signal peptide peptidase SppA — MNGKRWAALGIAGVIFAFSIITSLVSIAFTTDVEELFGQFLGEGKAPYVEEYIEDGNIAKKIAVLEVSGTIQDTGDADSLFSAAGYNHTSFMEKLDYIKEDPSVKGVILKVNSPGGGVVESAQIHDKIVEIQKEAKIPVYVSMGSMAASGGYYISAPADKIFASPETLTGSLGVIMSGYNFEGLAEKYGVEFVTIKSGKYKDIMSSTREMTEEEREILQRLIDNSYAGFVKVIADGRGMKEAEVKKIADGRIYDGRQAKELNLIDDFGYFDDVVEKMKADYKLNDAAVVKYTDNTGFGSLFGMTAKKLITSEDKELANILKIVTNANSPRLMYLYAE, encoded by the coding sequence ATGAATGGAAAACGTTGGGCGGCTTTAGGAATAGCAGGTGTTATTTTTGCCTTCTCCATTATTACTAGTTTGGTATCAATAGCATTTACAACCGATGTGGAAGAGTTATTTGGGCAATTTCTAGGCGAAGGTAAAGCGCCTTATGTAGAAGAATACATAGAGGATGGTAATATTGCTAAGAAAATAGCGGTTCTAGAAGTGTCTGGAACGATACAGGATACTGGGGATGCTGATTCTCTTTTTTCAGCAGCTGGTTATAACCATACTTCCTTTATGGAAAAGCTGGATTACATAAAAGAAGATCCAAGTGTAAAAGGAGTTATTTTGAAAGTGAACTCTCCAGGTGGAGGAGTAGTGGAAAGTGCGCAGATTCACGATAAAATAGTGGAAATTCAAAAGGAAGCTAAAATACCTGTCTACGTATCAATGGGATCAATGGCAGCTTCTGGTGGTTATTATATTTCAGCTCCTGCTGATAAAATTTTTGCAAGTCCTGAAACATTAACGGGATCGCTTGGTGTTATTATGAGTGGATATAATTTTGAAGGTCTTGCTGAAAAGTACGGAGTCGAGTTTGTTACAATTAAAAGTGGTAAATACAAGGATATCATGAGTTCTACTAGAGAAATGACAGAGGAAGAAAGAGAAATTTTACAACGATTAATTGATAATTCTTATGCGGGCTTTGTTAAAGTCATTGCAGACGGACGAGGTATGAAAGAGGCAGAAGTAAAGAAAATCGCAGATGGTCGTATCTATGATGGAAGACAAGCGAAGGAATTAAATTTGATTGATGATTTTGGTTATTTTGATGATGTTGTAGAAAAGATGAAAGCAGACTATAAATTAAATGATGCTGCGGTTGTTAAGTATACGGACAATACTGGCTTTGGTTCCTTGTTTGGCATGACTGCGAAAAAATTAATAACAAGTGAGGATAAAGAATTAGCAAATATATTAAAAATCGTCACAAATGCTAACTCACCTCGTTTAATGTATTTATATGCAGAATAG
- a CDS encoding DUF2953 domain-containing protein, translated as MVIEEETEITGKKEKIEDTKQFSGSDLLNFLSNSQELLNHVVHFHRIVRLFLAKLTIKNIEWSSIVGLGDAAHTGMISGAIWSVKGSIIGMISNYMKLHDMPKINIYPQFQGVASETLFSCMIQFRLGHAMMAGIKLVKYWKDGFPNFKTKETSIQSKQ; from the coding sequence TTGGTAATAGAAGAAGAAACAGAAATAACAGGCAAAAAAGAGAAAATAGAGGATACAAAACAATTTTCCGGCTCAGATTTATTAAATTTTTTGTCCAATTCCCAAGAGCTATTAAATCATGTTGTTCATTTTCACCGCATAGTAAGGTTATTTTTAGCAAAACTAACAATAAAGAATATAGAATGGAGCTCTATTGTAGGTTTAGGAGATGCCGCACATACAGGGATGATTTCAGGTGCTATTTGGTCAGTAAAAGGCAGTATCATCGGAATGATTAGTAATTATATGAAGCTGCATGATATGCCGAAAATAAACATCTATCCTCAATTTCAGGGAGTTGCCTCTGAAACATTATTTTCTTGTATGATTCAATTTCGGTTAGGGCATGCTATGATGGCAGGAATTAAACTGGTGAAATATTGGAAAGATGGTTTCCCTAATTTTAAAACAAAGGAAACGTCTATCCAAAGTAAACAATAG
- the mbcS gene encoding acyl-CoA synthetase MbcS — protein sequence MKTEDLIAPKQYNFVSEIEKFAQNQDRLALKWENEEGETKEVTYSSLMKAANRIGNVFKDEGLQKGDVVLVIVPRIIEAYQVYLAALKLGLTILPSSEMLRAKDLQYRIKHGDVKAVVSYYPFIGELELVEDIHMIKRFVLGEEKEGWMHLDARAQDVSDELQLAPTLKTDTAFISYTSGTTGNPKGVVHTHGWAYAHLRTAAPNWLCIEEGDLVWATAGPGWQKWVWSPLLSVLGSGAIGLVYHGRFNPEKYLQLLEKYEVNVFCCTPTEYRLMAKVEDIHKYQLNQLRSAVSAGEPLNREVIDVFKEHFHLDVRDGYGQTENTLLVGITKGVELRPGSMGKPTPGNLVEIINEDGEICSVGEVGDIAVHKDTPALFKEYLKEPERTQNQFRGDYYVTGDRARKDEDGYYWFEGRRDDIIISSGYTIGPFEVEDALVKHKAVKECAVVASPDPIRGNVVKAFVVLRDGIEGNEELTKELQSHVKKLTAPYKYPRKIEFMNELPKTTSGKIRRVELRENEKNSKY from the coding sequence ATGAAGACGGAAGATTTAATAGCTCCAAAACAATATAATTTTGTTTCGGAGATTGAGAAATTTGCCCAGAATCAAGATAGACTTGCATTGAAATGGGAGAACGAAGAAGGCGAAACAAAAGAAGTTACATATTCCTCCTTAATGAAAGCAGCAAATAGAATAGGAAATGTATTTAAGGATGAGGGTTTACAAAAAGGAGATGTCGTGCTTGTTATTGTTCCGCGAATAATAGAAGCATATCAAGTATATTTAGCTGCATTAAAATTAGGATTAACGATTTTACCAAGTTCCGAAATGCTGCGTGCCAAAGATTTGCAATATCGGATCAAGCATGGAGATGTAAAAGCAGTTGTTAGTTATTATCCTTTCATAGGCGAATTAGAACTAGTGGAAGATATACATATGATTAAACGGTTTGTGCTGGGAGAAGAAAAAGAAGGATGGATGCATTTAGATGCAAGGGCACAGGATGTTTCTGACGAGCTACAGTTAGCTCCTACATTGAAAACAGATACGGCTTTTATTTCCTATACTTCAGGAACTACAGGGAACCCAAAAGGTGTTGTACATACGCATGGCTGGGCATATGCTCACCTAAGAACAGCTGCTCCAAATTGGCTCTGTATTGAAGAAGGAGATTTAGTGTGGGCAACAGCAGGACCTGGATGGCAAAAATGGGTATGGAGTCCTTTATTATCAGTATTAGGTTCAGGAGCAATTGGACTTGTTTATCATGGTAGATTTAATCCGGAAAAATATTTACAGCTTTTGGAGAAATATGAGGTTAATGTTTTCTGTTGTACACCAACGGAGTATCGTCTAATGGCGAAAGTGGAGGATATTCATAAGTATCAATTAAACCAATTACGAAGTGCTGTTTCTGCTGGCGAACCCTTAAACAGGGAAGTAATTGATGTATTTAAAGAACATTTCCACCTAGATGTACGTGATGGATATGGACAAACAGAAAATACATTATTAGTTGGGATAACAAAAGGAGTCGAATTAAGACCTGGATCCATGGGAAAACCAACACCAGGAAATTTGGTGGAAATTATCAATGAAGATGGTGAAATTTGTTCAGTTGGTGAAGTAGGAGACATAGCAGTTCACAAAGATACGCCAGCGTTGTTTAAGGAATATTTAAAAGAACCAGAAAGAACACAAAATCAATTTCGCGGGGATTATTACGTTACAGGAGATCGTGCGAGAAAAGATGAAGATGGCTATTATTGGTTTGAAGGTAGAAGAGATGATATTATTATCAGTTCTGGCTATACGATTGGACCATTTGAAGTGGAAGATGCGCTTGTTAAACATAAAGCGGTGAAAGAATGTGCGGTTGTAGCAAGTCCAGATCCAATAAGAGGGAATGTAGTGAAGGCATTTGTCGTCCTTAGAGATGGAATCGAAGGAAACGAGGAATTAACGAAAGAGCTGCAATCCCATGTAAAGAAATTAACCGCTCCTTATAAATATCCTCGGAAAATAGAATTTATGAATGAGCTACCAAAAACGACGTCAGGTAAAATTAGACGAGTTGAATTAAGAGAGAATGAAAAAAATAGTAAGTACTAA
- the ezrA gene encoding septation ring formation regulator EzrA yields the protein MNYIIGGIGIVICLFVAGYFIKRKYYNGVDELENWKINIMNRPVLEELAKVKQLNMIGQTEELFERWRKEWDDIVTAELPEIEELLFDTESYIDKYNFPKAKKTQDIIRMKMESVDKRIDTLLEELNNLVGSEEKNRTEMEELKESYRVSKKNLLAHRHTFGDTEKKIETMLQEIAELFITYDEKTNNGDYLEAREIVYKIQDRLSTITYLIEKIPPLLIECQTKLPEQLDELKDGYADMIEQGYILEHLQMEEEIASLTNELASTETDLKEGNVEAVEKVVSEIQDKLDLLYDLLEKEVLAKNYCHINMNATKEILADVQQGNAQLQVEVGLLQKNYNLDNEDIELQFKLEKKLNFLFKQYEVLEHKLLTESAAHTLLGEELKVLKEQLENASLEQKALFEKLHALRKDEVSAHNRLRELSKQVADAVRRVTNSNLPGVTEEYNQLMQEAKESIDQAKRMLEHTPLNMVEAKKIIDVTEEKVTMLVNVTIELVETVYLAEKIIQYGNRYRRKYQKVHQGLLEAEAHFRNYRYKEALQYAAATIEEIEPGSMNKIEAWSNEWKENQH from the coding sequence ATGAATTACATAATTGGAGGAATAGGAATAGTTATTTGCCTATTCGTAGCGGGATATTTTATTAAAAGAAAGTATTATAACGGAGTAGATGAATTAGAAAACTGGAAAATAAATATCATGAATCGTCCAGTACTGGAAGAGCTCGCGAAGGTTAAACAATTAAATATGATTGGACAAACTGAAGAGTTATTTGAAAGATGGAGAAAAGAATGGGACGATATCGTTACGGCTGAATTACCTGAAATTGAAGAGCTGCTTTTTGATACAGAGAGTTATATTGATAAATATAATTTTCCAAAAGCGAAAAAGACACAAGATATTATTCGGATGAAAATGGAAAGTGTGGATAAAAGAATTGATACACTATTAGAAGAGCTTAATAACCTTGTCGGCAGTGAAGAAAAAAACCGCACTGAAATGGAAGAACTTAAAGAATCTTATCGTGTCAGCAAAAAAAATCTTTTAGCCCATCGCCATACTTTTGGTGATACAGAGAAAAAGATTGAAACAATGCTTCAAGAAATAGCGGAATTATTTATTACTTATGATGAGAAAACGAATAATGGAGATTATTTAGAAGCAAGAGAAATAGTATATAAAATCCAGGATCGTTTATCAACTATTACTTATTTGATTGAAAAAATTCCTCCATTATTAATTGAATGTCAAACGAAGCTGCCAGAACAACTTGATGAGTTAAAAGATGGGTATGCAGATATGATAGAGCAAGGATACATTTTAGAACATTTGCAAATGGAAGAAGAAATAGCAAGTTTAACTAATGAACTTGCTTCCACAGAAACAGATTTAAAGGAAGGAAATGTGGAAGCTGTAGAGAAGGTTGTTTCTGAAATTCAGGATAAACTAGATTTACTTTATGACTTATTAGAAAAAGAAGTGCTAGCAAAAAATTATTGCCATATCAATATGAATGCAACAAAAGAAATCTTAGCAGATGTACAGCAAGGAAATGCGCAGCTTCAAGTAGAGGTTGGATTGTTACAAAAGAACTATAATTTAGATAATGAAGATATTGAGCTTCAATTTAAGCTAGAGAAGAAATTAAATTTTCTTTTCAAGCAATATGAAGTATTAGAGCATAAACTACTGACCGAATCAGCAGCACATACACTTTTGGGAGAAGAGTTAAAAGTATTAAAGGAACAGTTAGAAAATGCTTCTTTAGAACAAAAAGCACTATTTGAAAAGCTTCATGCCCTTCGTAAAGACGAAGTTTCTGCCCATAATCGCTTAAGAGAATTAAGTAAACAAGTGGCCGATGCGGTAAGAAGAGTGACAAATAGCAATTTGCCAGGTGTGACAGAGGAATATAATCAACTAATGCAAGAAGCAAAAGAGAGTATTGATCAAGCAAAAAGAATGCTAGAGCATACGCCGTTAAATATGGTTGAAGCGAAGAAGATCATTGATGTGACCGAAGAAAAAGTGACAATGCTAGTAAACGTAACAATTGAATTGGTTGAAACGGTTTATTTAGCAGAGAAAATTATTCAATATGGAAATAGATATCGTCGTAAATATCAAAAAGTCCATCAAGGTTTATTAGAAGCTGAAGCTCATTTTAGAAACTACCGCTATAAAGAGGCATTGCAATATGCAGCAGCCACCATCGAAGAAATAGAGCCAGGCAGTATGAATAAAATCGAAGCTTGGTCAAATGAATGGAAAGAAAATCAACATTAA
- a CDS encoding amidohydrolase encodes MKKLIYGGKIYTLKEDGDLIEAILTDGQYIVDYGDKEYLQEKHGGTIEGEIDLKGDVLLPGFVDSHMHLIGHGEKLLRLNLSACTSKEEALQMLASYARDIKEGQWIIGDGWNENMWPEQKVLTAKDIDQHVSNHPVLLNRICKHAIAVNSYALKIANITNDTPVPFGGVMEKDELGNPNGVFKDQAQELITSVLPKVTDEYVENALRAGIKDAYRLGLTGAHTEDLNYYHGYKGTYQSFKKVIEEEGNLFRAHLLVHHEVFEEMIEDGGKYLGGSEWVEFGSMKIFADGAFGGRTAFLSRPYHDDPSTNGVSIFTQERLNDLVAMAREKECPIAVHAIGDAAFEMVLNAIEKYPLQGFGRDRLIHATMLRKDLIERLKGLPLILDIQPSFVVSDFPWVIDRLGEENLAYCYAWKTLLEEGLHCAGGSDAPIENVNPLVGIQAAVTRSNQEDKQGKGYIPKEALTIYEAVCLYTKGSAYAICHEEDRGKIEKGYVADFTILNKDIFHVNPHEIEKIKVMKTIVGNEIMYERN; translated from the coding sequence ATGAAAAAACTTATTTATGGTGGGAAAATATACACACTTAAAGAAGACGGAGATCTCATAGAAGCTATACTAACAGATGGACAGTATATAGTAGATTATGGTGATAAGGAATATTTGCAAGAAAAACATGGCGGAACCATAGAGGGAGAAATAGACTTAAAAGGCGATGTGCTTCTACCAGGCTTTGTCGATAGTCATATGCATTTGATTGGCCACGGAGAAAAGCTTTTAAGACTAAATTTATCTGCTTGCACATCAAAAGAGGAAGCTTTACAGATGTTAGCTAGTTATGCAAGGGATATTAAAGAAGGGCAATGGATTATTGGCGATGGTTGGAATGAAAACATGTGGCCTGAACAGAAAGTCCTGACAGCTAAGGACATCGATCAGCATGTTTCTAATCATCCCGTTCTCCTTAATCGGATATGCAAGCATGCGATTGCGGTGAATTCATATGCTTTAAAGATTGCCAATATTACAAATGATACACCAGTTCCATTCGGGGGAGTTATGGAGAAGGATGAATTAGGCAATCCTAACGGTGTATTTAAAGATCAAGCTCAAGAATTAATTACAAGTGTTCTACCAAAAGTAACAGACGAATATGTGGAGAATGCATTGCGAGCGGGAATTAAAGATGCTTATCGATTAGGCCTTACTGGAGCTCATACAGAAGACTTAAATTACTATCATGGATATAAAGGAACATATCAGTCCTTTAAAAAAGTAATCGAAGAAGAGGGCAATCTATTTAGAGCCCATCTGCTTGTGCACCATGAAGTGTTTGAAGAGATGATAGAAGATGGTGGGAAATACTTAGGTGGTTCCGAATGGGTAGAGTTTGGTAGCATGAAGATATTTGCAGATGGCGCTTTCGGAGGAAGAACTGCCTTTTTAAGTAGACCGTATCATGATGATCCTTCGACAAATGGAGTAAGTATTTTTACCCAAGAAAGGTTAAATGACCTAGTAGCAATGGCTAGAGAAAAAGAATGCCCGATTGCTGTACATGCCATTGGGGATGCTGCCTTTGAGATGGTGTTGAATGCCATTGAAAAGTATCCTTTGCAAGGCTTTGGGAGAGACCGTCTTATCCATGCAACCATGCTGCGCAAGGATTTAATCGAACGCTTGAAGGGATTACCTTTAATACTAGATATCCAGCCTAGCTTTGTAGTTTCCGATTTTCCATGGGTTATCGACAGACTGGGAGAGGAAAATTTAGCATACTGTTATGCTTGGAAAACTTTATTAGAAGAAGGGTTGCATTGTGCAGGAGGTTCAGATGCTCCAATTGAAAATGTGAATCCTTTAGTAGGAATTCAAGCAGCAGTGACAAGATCTAACCAAGAGGATAAACAAGGAAAAGGATATATTCCCAAAGAGGCTTTAACGATTTATGAAGCAGTTTGCCTGTATACAAAAGGCAGTGCCTATGCAATTTGTCATGAAGAGGATCGGGGGAAAATTGAGAAAGGGTATGTAGCGGATTTTACGATTTTAAATAAGGATATTTTTCACGTAAATCCACATGAAATAGAGAAAATCAAGGTAATGAAAACGATTGTTGGAAATGAAATAATGTATGAACGTAATTAA
- a CDS encoding cysteine desulfurase family protein, whose protein sequence is MIYIDNSATTKPFSEVLESYTTVSQKFFGNPSSIHRIGMEAEKLLIQAREQIAELLEVKSNEIYFTSGGTEGNNTVLKGIARTFKGKGNHIITTTIEHDSIHKVMEQLAEDGFTITYVPVNKYGQVSAEDIVKHIRKETILVSVMHVNNEVGSIQPIEEIGKCLSNYPNVFFHVDGVQGIGKQPISLKKANVDAYTISAHKFHGLKGNGVLYIKEGKRIQPLLAGGGQENTFRSGTENVAGAVATAKALRMQLQNQKEKMSVLTQINLYLREQLARIDGVSIHSPALGKSVAHILNFSIEGIKAEVFVHALEERDIYISTTSACSSKTNKVSKTLLGMGVPEQIAENSFRISLSYANTMEEMEKVMAAIQDIKEWLRGVMK, encoded by the coding sequence ATGATCTATATAGATAATAGTGCTACAACTAAACCTTTTTCAGAAGTTCTTGAATCTTATACAACAGTATCTCAAAAGTTTTTTGGAAATCCATCCTCGATCCATCGGATAGGTATGGAAGCGGAGAAACTACTAATACAGGCAAGAGAGCAAATTGCTGAGCTCTTAGAAGTAAAGAGTAATGAAATATATTTTACTTCAGGAGGAACAGAAGGGAATAATACTGTTTTAAAAGGGATAGCTCGTACGTTTAAAGGAAAAGGAAATCATATAATAACAACAACTATTGAACATGATTCTATTCACAAGGTAATGGAACAATTAGCAGAAGATGGTTTTACTATTACGTATGTCCCCGTTAATAAATATGGACAAGTTTCTGCAGAAGATATAGTCAAACATATTCGTAAAGAAACCATCCTAGTCTCAGTGATGCATGTTAATAATGAAGTAGGTTCAATTCAGCCGATTGAAGAGATAGGCAAGTGTTTATCTAATTATCCGAATGTTTTTTTTCATGTGGATGGAGTTCAAGGAATTGGAAAGCAGCCAATTTCTTTAAAGAAGGCTAATGTAGACGCTTATACGATTTCAGCACATAAATTTCATGGACTTAAAGGGAATGGCGTTCTTTATATAAAAGAAGGTAAAAGAATTCAACCACTATTAGCCGGCGGTGGTCAAGAAAATACTTTTAGAAGTGGAACAGAGAATGTAGCTGGGGCAGTAGCAACTGCCAAGGCATTACGGATGCAGTTACAAAATCAAAAAGAGAAAATGTCTGTCCTCACACAAATAAATCTTTATTTGCGTGAACAGCTAGCTAGAATAGATGGTGTCTCTATCCATTCGCCAGCTCTAGGAAAAAGTGTGGCCCATATTCTTAATTTCTCTATTGAAGGAATAAAAGCAGAGGTATTTGTTCATGCATTAGAAGAACGTGATATTTATATTTCTACAACGAGTGCATGTTCTTCCAAAACTAATAAAGTTAGTAAGACATTATTAGGTATGGGTGTACCCGAACAAATTGCTGAAAACTCTTTTCGAATTAGTTTATCGTATGCAAACACAATGGAAGAAATGGAAAAAGTAATGGCTGCAATACAAGATATTAAAGAATGGTTGAGAGGTGTAATGAAATGA
- a CDS encoding alpha/beta-type small acid-soluble spore protein, producing MASSNNSNQLLVPGVSQALDQMKYEIATEFGVNLGAETTSRANGSVGGEITKRLVQMAEQQLGGGFSK from the coding sequence ATGGCAAGCAGCAACAATTCAAATCAATTATTAGTACCTGGAGTTTCTCAAGCTCTAGATCAAATGAAATATGAAATTGCTACTGAGTTTGGTGTAAACTTAGGTGCTGAAACAACTTCTCGCGCTAACGGTTCAGTTGGTGGTGAAATCACTAAACGTTTAGTTCAAATGGCTGAGCAACAATTAGGCGGCGGTTTCTCAAAATAA
- the thiI gene encoding tRNA uracil 4-sulfurtransferase ThiI produces MKYDRILIRYGELSTKGRNRKQFVDKLRRTIAKSLEAFPTVSIEAKRERMYVLLNGEDVDGISKVLKNIFGIQSFSPAIKLERDIEIIKAAALEIVTSLYEEGSTFKISARRADKGFELDTNEINQTIGGHLLKNIPGLKVDVKNPDINVQIEVRTEAIYLSCENIAGAGGLPSGTSGKAMLMLSGGLDSPVAGYLSMKRGLEVEGVHFFSPPFTSERAKQKVIDISEKLASFNGHFVLHIVPFTTIQQLIHKQIPENYTMTATRRIMLRITDEIRKRQEALAIITGESLGQVASQTLESMYAINDVTNTPILRPLITTDKTEIIEWAKKIDTHDISIRPYEDCCTVFVPSSPKTKPKKEKIQYYESFTDFEPLIEEAVKNVETIILKREESNKVNTETDSLF; encoded by the coding sequence ATGAAATATGATCGTATTTTAATACGCTATGGGGAACTATCTACAAAGGGGAGAAATAGAAAACAATTTGTAGATAAATTAAGACGGACAATTGCAAAGTCTTTAGAGGCATTTCCGACTGTGTCTATTGAAGCAAAAAGAGAAAGAATGTATGTATTATTAAATGGGGAAGATGTTGACGGAATTTCCAAAGTTCTAAAAAATATCTTTGGTATTCAATCTTTTAGTCCTGCAATAAAGCTAGAAAGAGATATCGAAATAATCAAAGCGGCAGCTTTAGAAATTGTTACTTCTTTATATGAGGAAGGGTCTACTTTCAAAATAAGTGCTAGACGCGCAGATAAAGGGTTTGAACTTGACACTAATGAAATCAATCAGACAATTGGTGGTCATTTATTAAAAAATATCCCTGGTTTAAAAGTAGATGTTAAAAACCCTGATATAAATGTCCAAATTGAAGTCAGAACAGAAGCTATCTACCTTTCCTGTGAAAATATAGCAGGAGCAGGAGGATTACCTTCAGGAACAAGTGGAAAAGCAATGTTGATGTTATCTGGAGGATTAGATAGTCCGGTAGCTGGATACTTGTCCATGAAAAGGGGACTTGAAGTAGAGGGAGTACATTTCTTTAGTCCGCCGTTTACTAGTGAAAGAGCAAAACAAAAGGTAATTGATATTTCGGAGAAACTGGCCAGTTTTAACGGACATTTTGTTTTGCATATTGTTCCATTTACGACAATTCAGCAGTTGATTCATAAACAAATTCCAGAGAACTATACGATGACTGCAACACGAAGAATTATGTTAAGAATCACAGATGAAATTCGGAAAAGACAAGAAGCATTAGCTATCATTACGGGAGAAAGCTTAGGGCAAGTGGCGAGCCAAACGCTCGAAAGCATGTATGCGATCAATGACGTGACTAATACTCCTATTTTAAGACCTTTAATAACAACAGATAAAACGGAAATTATTGAATGGGCAAAGAAAATTGATACCCATGATATTTCCATTCGTCCATATGAGGATTGTTGTACAGTATTTGTGCCTTCTTCTCCAAAAACAAAACCGAAAAAGGAAAAAATACAGTATTATGAAAGTTTTACTGATTTTGAGCCCTTGATTGAAGAAGCAGTCAAAAATGTGGAAACGATAATTCTGAAAAGAGAAGAGAGTAATAAAGTAAACACGGAAACGGATTCCCTTTTCTGA
- a CDS encoding RDD family protein: protein MVPKEKKLPLGEVSYVYAGFWMRFWAYLADLIIVSSVNRILIYPILRIADVPLYESGIFSTVNICTAITFYLYFVLMTKFLKQTLGKMIFGLKVVPINKEKLTWDTILFREWIGRFISSSFFILYALVAFLPKKQGIHDLFADTAVVHDR from the coding sequence ATTGTACCAAAAGAAAAGAAGTTGCCATTGGGGGAAGTTTCTTATGTATATGCAGGATTTTGGATGCGCTTTTGGGCATATTTGGCAGATTTAATTATTGTTTCAAGTGTTAATCGTATTCTAATCTATCCTATTTTACGAATAGCAGATGTCCCGTTATATGAATCAGGTATTTTCTCTACGGTAAACATTTGTACTGCTATTACGTTTTATTTATATTTTGTGCTAATGACAAAATTTTTGAAACAAACATTAGGGAAAATGATTTTTGGGTTAAAAGTAGTCCCGATAAACAAAGAAAAACTAACATGGGATACTATTCTTTTCCGTGAGTGGATAGGCCGATTTATCTCCAGCAGCTTTTTCATTTTATATGCTTTAGTTGCCTTCTTACCAAAGAAACAAGGAATTCATGATTTATTTGCTGATACGGCAGTAGTACATGATCGTTAA
- the rarD gene encoding EamA family transporter RarD, giving the protein MEKNNVRIGAIFAGISYLIWGLFPIYWKHLQGVGADEILANRIVWSFIFMCILLTITRKWTLFFQTLRSFKYQKKQGIMLFIASVLVSCNWFIYIWAVNANKIIETSLGYYINPLVSVLLGIFVMKEKLSKIQYVSVLLAAIGVCIITFAHGAFPWIAISLAMTFGLYGLAKKLIKVDSDVGLTLETMFITPFALLYIGYLFAKGDHAFLAISTSLDFLLIISGVLTAVPLLFFAKGAQRIPLSMLGFIQYLTPTLTLILGVFVYHEPFTTAHLLAFIFIWSALTIYSLSRTKLFSSAKKKEAKGIA; this is encoded by the coding sequence ATGGAGAAAAATAATGTACGGATAGGGGCCATCTTTGCGGGAATTTCCTATTTAATATGGGGGCTGTTTCCGATATATTGGAAACATCTGCAAGGAGTAGGAGCAGATGAAATACTTGCAAACAGAATAGTTTGGTCGTTTATTTTTATGTGTATTTTACTAACTATTACACGGAAATGGACACTGTTTTTTCAAACACTACGATCTTTTAAGTATCAAAAAAAACAGGGGATTATGCTATTTATAGCCTCTGTGCTAGTTAGTTGTAACTGGTTTATCTATATTTGGGCGGTAAATGCCAACAAAATAATCGAAACGAGTCTTGGGTATTATATAAATCCATTAGTAAGTGTATTATTAGGCATTTTTGTGATGAAAGAAAAATTATCGAAGATCCAGTATGTTTCCGTTTTATTAGCTGCAATTGGAGTTTGTATTATTACATTCGCCCATGGAGCCTTTCCTTGGATAGCAATATCTTTAGCAATGACATTTGGTTTATATGGCTTGGCCAAAAAATTAATCAAAGTTGATTCCGATGTAGGATTAACATTGGAAACCATGTTTATTACCCCATTTGCACTCCTTTATATCGGTTATTTATTTGCTAAAGGGGATCATGCCTTTTTGGCCATTTCAACCAGTTTAGACTTTTTGTTAATTATATCAGGCGTGTTAACAGCTGTTCCGTTATTATTTTTCGCTAAGGGAGCGCAACGAATTCCTTTATCCATGCTAGGATTCATACAATACTTAACACCTACATTGACATTAATTCTTGGTGTATTTGTCTATCATGAGCCTTTTACAACGGCACACTTATTAGCATTTATATTTATTTGGTCTGCATTAACAATTTATTCTCTTTCACGAACAAAGCTATTTTCTTCAGCAAAAAAGAAAGAAGCTAAAGGAATAGCATGA